The following are encoded in a window of Kitasatospora fiedleri genomic DNA:
- a CDS encoding aminoglycoside 3'-phosphotransferase produces MIAYVPGDDVEVPPAVVELAAGEPVVAVWRNELHGLTFRLGDGPGRRFVKWAPANSPADLAVEAERLGWARRFTTVPEVLALGGGEAAGGRWLLTAGLPGRSAVDEVWKRDPATAVRAIGAGLRAFHEALPVAGCPYDWSAPGRVARAAALRRDPADWHPDLRHHGTVERALAVLADPPPVDVEVVCHGDACAPNTLVGADGRPSGHVDLGALGTADRWADLAVATWSTVWNYGPGWERPLLEAYGVAPDAERLAYYRLLWDLA; encoded by the coding sequence ATGATCGCCTACGTACCCGGGGACGATGTCGAAGTACCGCCTGCCGTGGTCGAGTTGGCCGCCGGTGAGCCGGTCGTCGCGGTGTGGCGCAACGAGCTGCACGGCCTGACGTTCCGGCTCGGCGACGGGCCGGGGCGGCGGTTCGTGAAGTGGGCGCCGGCCAACAGCCCGGCGGACCTCGCGGTGGAGGCCGAACGGCTGGGCTGGGCGCGGCGGTTCACCACCGTCCCGGAGGTGCTCGCGCTGGGCGGCGGCGAGGCCGCGGGCGGCCGCTGGCTGCTGACGGCGGGGCTGCCGGGGCGGTCGGCCGTGGACGAGGTGTGGAAGCGGGACCCGGCGACGGCCGTCCGGGCGATCGGCGCGGGCCTGCGGGCCTTCCACGAGGCGCTGCCGGTGGCCGGCTGCCCGTACGACTGGTCCGCGCCGGGCCGGGTGGCCCGCGCCGCCGCGCTGCGCCGCGACCCGGCCGACTGGCACCCGGACCTGCGCCACCACGGCACCGTGGAGCGGGCGCTGGCGGTGCTCGCCGACCCGCCGCCGGTGGACGTCGAGGTGGTCTGCCACGGCGACGCCTGCGCGCCCAACACCCTGGTCGGCGCGGACGGCCGCCCCTCGGGCCACGTCGACCTGGGCGCCCTCGGCACGGCCGACCGCTGGGCGGACCTGGCGGTGGCCACCTGGAGCACGGTGTGGAACTACGGCCCGGGCTGGGAGCGTCCGCTGCTGGAGGCGTACGGCGTCGCGCCGGACGCCGAGCGGCTCGCCTACTACCGCCTGTTGTGGGACCTGGCGTAG
- a CDS encoding LURP-one-related/scramblase family protein translates to MGRKFVVKERLFAVGDDYWVEDEHGEKAFLVDGKVLRMRDTFELQDTAGNTVATIREKVLTVRDAMKIENADGDVVATVRKKLFTPFHDKYHVELENGGEYEIHGDLIDKEYTVKGDGHRLAEVSRKWFRIRDTYGVEIEDGVDVPLMIAVAVCLDRLVEHND, encoded by the coding sequence ATGGGTCGGAAGTTCGTGGTCAAGGAGCGCCTCTTCGCGGTCGGCGACGACTACTGGGTCGAGGACGAGCACGGCGAGAAGGCGTTCCTGGTGGACGGCAAGGTGCTGCGGATGCGCGACACCTTCGAGTTGCAGGACACCGCGGGCAACACGGTCGCCACCATCCGGGAGAAGGTGCTGACCGTCCGCGACGCGATGAAGATCGAGAACGCGGACGGGGACGTGGTGGCGACCGTCCGCAAGAAGCTGTTCACCCCGTTCCACGACAAGTACCACGTGGAGCTGGAGAACGGCGGCGAGTACGAGATCCACGGCGACCTGATCGACAAGGAGTACACCGTCAAGGGCGACGGCCACCGGCTCGCCGAGGTCTCCCGCAAGTGGTTCCGGATTCGCGACACCTACGGCGTGGAGATCGAGGACGGCGTCGACGTCCCGCTGATGATCGCCGTCGCGGTCTGCCTGGACCGCCTGGTCGAGCACAACGACTGA
- a CDS encoding DUF350 domain-containing protein: protein MNDILHQLGYASAYGAVGLVLLLLGVLLVDLLTPGELRRQIWIERNRNAAVVLSSALLAIGAIVFTAVMSTYQEFAKGLAAAAVFGLFGLVLMAVSFWVLDLVTPGRLGELLVDREPHPAVWVTASTNLAVAAIVSAAIY, encoded by the coding sequence ATGAACGACATCCTTCACCAGCTGGGATACGCGTCCGCGTACGGTGCGGTCGGGCTGGTCCTGCTGCTGCTCGGCGTGCTGCTGGTCGACCTGCTGACGCCCGGCGAGCTGCGCCGGCAGATCTGGATCGAGCGCAACCGGAACGCCGCCGTGGTGCTCAGCTCGGCGCTGCTGGCGATCGGCGCGATCGTGTTCACCGCGGTGATGTCGACCTACCAGGAGTTCGCCAAGGGCCTGGCCGCGGCGGCCGTGTTCGGCCTGTTCGGCCTGGTGCTGATGGCCGTCTCGTTCTGGGTGCTGGACCTGGTGACGCCCGGCCGGCTCGGCGAGCTGCTGGTCGACCGGGAGCCGCACCCGGCGGTCTGGGTGACCGCCTCCACCAACCTGGCCGTGGCGGCGATCGTCTCCGCCGCCATCTACTGA
- a CDS encoding adenylosuccinate synthase, translating to MPALVLVGAQWGDEGKGKATDLLGGSVDYVVRYQGGNNAGHTVVIGDQKYALHLLPSGILSPNVVPVIGNGVVIDPGVLLSELKGLDERGIDTSKLLISGNAHLITPYHRTLDKVTERFLGKRRIGTTGRGIGPAYADKINRVGIRVQDLFDESILRQKIEAALHDKNQLLVKLYNRRAIPAELVLEEYLGYADKIKPYLADTTLVLDEALKAGKVVLLEGGQGTLLDVDHGTYPFVTSSNPTSGGACTGSGIGPTKIDRVIGILKAYTTRVGSGPFPTELLDADGDALRRIGGERGVTTGRDRRCGWFDAVIARYATRVNGLTDFFLTKLDVLTGWEQIPVCVAYEIDGRRVEELPYNQSDFHHAKPVYENLPGWSEDISKAQSFADLPKNAQAYVKALEEMSGAPISAIGVGPGRTETIQINSFL from the coding sequence GTGCCGGCACTCGTGCTCGTTGGCGCCCAGTGGGGAGACGAGGGCAAGGGGAAGGCCACCGACCTCCTCGGCGGCTCCGTCGACTACGTCGTCCGCTACCAGGGCGGCAACAACGCCGGTCACACGGTGGTCATCGGCGACCAGAAGTACGCCCTGCACCTGCTGCCCTCCGGCATCCTCAGCCCGAACGTGGTGCCGGTGATCGGCAACGGCGTGGTGATCGACCCGGGCGTGCTGCTCTCCGAGCTCAAGGGCCTGGACGAGCGCGGCATCGACACCTCGAAGCTGCTGATCTCGGGCAACGCCCACCTGATCACCCCGTACCACCGGACGCTGGACAAGGTCACCGAGCGCTTCCTCGGCAAGCGCCGGATCGGCACCACCGGCCGCGGCATCGGCCCGGCCTACGCCGACAAGATCAACCGGGTCGGCATCCGGGTCCAGGACCTGTTCGACGAGTCGATCCTGCGCCAGAAGATCGAGGCGGCGCTGCACGACAAGAACCAGCTGCTGGTCAAGCTCTACAACCGGCGCGCGATCCCGGCCGAGCTGGTGCTCGAGGAGTACCTGGGCTACGCCGACAAGATCAAGCCGTACCTGGCCGACACCACCCTCGTCCTGGACGAGGCGCTGAAGGCGGGCAAGGTCGTCCTGCTGGAGGGCGGCCAGGGCACCCTGCTGGACGTGGACCACGGCACGTACCCGTTCGTCACCTCGTCGAACCCGACCTCGGGCGGCGCGTGCACCGGCTCCGGCATCGGCCCGACCAAGATCGACCGGGTCATCGGCATCCTCAAGGCGTACACCACCCGCGTCGGCTCGGGCCCGTTCCCGACCGAGCTGCTGGACGCCGACGGCGACGCGCTGCGCCGGATCGGCGGCGAGCGCGGCGTCACCACCGGGCGCGACCGGCGCTGCGGCTGGTTCGACGCGGTGATCGCCCGCTACGCGACCCGGGTCAACGGCCTGACCGACTTCTTCCTCACCAAGCTGGACGTGCTGACCGGCTGGGAGCAGATCCCGGTCTGCGTGGCGTACGAGATCGACGGCCGGCGGGTCGAGGAACTCCCGTACAACCAGTCGGACTTCCACCACGCGAAGCCGGTCTACGAGAACCTGCCCGGCTGGAGCGAGGACATCTCGAAGGCGCAGTCCTTCGCCGACCTGCCGAAGAACGCGCAGGCGTACGTGAAGGCGCTGGAGGAGATGTCGGGCGCCCCGATCTCGGCGATCGGCGTCGGCCCCGGCCGGACCGAGACCATCCAGATCAACTCCTTCCTGTAG
- the purF gene encoding amidophosphoribosyltransferase yields the protein MPRGDGRLNHDLLPGEKGPQDACGVFGVWAPGEEVAKLTYFGLYALQHRGQESAGIAVSNGSQILVFKDMGLVSQVFDETSLGSLHGHIAVGHARYSTTGSSVWENAQPTFRATVHGSLALGHNGNLVNTAELAAMVAELPGEEHVSRSGRTAATNDTDLLTALLAGHPDLTIEETARKVLPGVKGAFSLVFMDEHTLYAARDPQGIRPLVLGRIERGWVVASETSALDIVGASFIREVEPGELIAIDENGMRTSRFAEAKPKGCVFEYVYLARPDTTIAGRNVHLSRVEMGRKLAAEAPVEADLVIATPESGTPAAIGYAEASGIPFGSGLVKNAYVGRTFIQPNQTIRQLGIRLKLNPLKEVIRGKRLVVVDDSIVRGNTQRALVRMLREAGAAEVHIRISSPPVKWPCFFGIDFATRAELIANGLSVEEIGRSLGADSLAYISIDGMIEATKQPKDQLCRACFDGEYPMELPDPALLGKLLLEAEIAGGQAKQPVRGGKQTSDLDGVQSLLGGAGAADALRRP from the coding sequence GTGCCACGTGGTGACGGACGACTCAATCACGACCTGCTCCCCGGCGAGAAGGGCCCCCAGGACGCTTGCGGCGTCTTCGGGGTCTGGGCCCCCGGCGAGGAGGTCGCGAAGCTCACGTACTTCGGCCTCTATGCCCTGCAGCACCGCGGACAGGAATCCGCGGGCATCGCAGTGAGCAACGGCTCCCAGATCCTCGTCTTCAAGGACATGGGACTCGTCTCCCAGGTCTTCGACGAGACCTCCCTGGGGTCGCTGCACGGGCATATCGCCGTCGGACATGCCCGCTACTCGACCACCGGGTCCTCGGTCTGGGAGAACGCCCAGCCGACCTTCCGCGCGACCGTCCACGGCTCGCTGGCCCTCGGCCACAACGGAAACCTGGTCAACACCGCCGAACTCGCGGCGATGGTCGCCGAACTGCCGGGCGAGGAGCACGTCTCCCGCTCCGGCCGGACCGCGGCCACCAACGACACCGACCTGCTGACCGCCCTGCTGGCCGGCCACCCGGACCTCACCATCGAGGAGACGGCCCGCAAGGTCCTCCCCGGGGTGAAGGGCGCCTTCTCGCTGGTCTTCATGGACGAGCACACGCTCTACGCCGCCCGCGACCCGCAGGGCATCCGCCCGCTGGTGCTCGGCCGGATCGAGCGCGGCTGGGTGGTCGCCTCCGAGACCTCCGCCCTCGACATCGTCGGCGCCAGCTTCATCCGCGAGGTGGAGCCCGGCGAGCTGATCGCCATCGACGAGAACGGCATGCGCACCTCGCGCTTCGCCGAGGCCAAGCCCAAGGGCTGCGTCTTCGAGTACGTCTACCTGGCCCGCCCGGACACCACCATCGCCGGCCGCAACGTGCACCTCTCCCGGGTGGAGATGGGCCGCAAGCTGGCCGCCGAGGCCCCGGTCGAGGCCGACCTGGTGATAGCCACGCCCGAGTCCGGCACCCCCGCCGCGATCGGGTACGCCGAGGCCAGCGGCATCCCGTTCGGCTCCGGCCTGGTGAAGAACGCCTACGTGGGCCGCACCTTCATCCAGCCCAACCAGACCATCCGCCAGCTCGGCATCCGGCTCAAGCTCAACCCGCTCAAGGAAGTCATCCGGGGCAAGCGCCTGGTGGTCGTGGACGACTCGATCGTCCGCGGCAACACCCAGCGCGCGCTGGTGCGGATGCTGCGCGAGGCCGGCGCCGCCGAGGTGCACATCCGGATCTCCTCCCCGCCGGTGAAGTGGCCGTGCTTCTTCGGCATCGACTTCGCCACCCGCGCCGAGCTGATCGCCAACGGCCTCTCGGTCGAGGAGATCGGCCGCTCGCTGGGCGCCGACTCGCTGGCCTACATCTCGATCGACGGGATGATCGAGGCCACCAAGCAGCCCAAGGACCAGCTCTGCCGGGCCTGCTTCGACGGCGAGTACCCGATGGAGCTGCCCGACCCGGCGCTGCTCGGCAAGCTGCTGCTGGAGGCGGAAATCGCCGGCGGCCAGGCCAAGCAGCCCGTCCGCGGCGGCAAGCAGACCAGCGACCTCGACGGCGTGCAGTCGCTGCTGGGTGGCGCCGGCGCGGCGGACGCGCTGCGCCGCCCGTAA
- the purM gene encoding phosphoribosylformylglycinamidine cyclo-ligase has translation MTSNETGATYAAAGVDIEAGDRAVELMKQWVRKSNRPEVVGGLGGFAGLFDASAFKRYERPLLATATDGVGTKVAIAQAMDKHDTIGHDLVAMVVDDLVVCGAEPLFMTDYICVGKVVPERVAAIVKGIAEGCTLAGCALVGGETAEHPGLLGPDEYDVAGAGTGVVEADALLGPDRVRAGDVVIAMAASGLHSNGYSLVRHVLLERAGWSLDRRVEEFGRTLGEELLEPTRIYSLDCLALTRATEVHAFSHVTGGGLAANLARVIPDGLHARLDRGTWSPLPVFRTVAKVGAVQTLEIEKTLNMGVGMVAVVPPESVDAVLAVLEDRDVEAWLLGDVVERTAEHDGGAALYNSYESF, from the coding sequence GTGACCAGCAACGAGACCGGGGCGACCTACGCCGCCGCGGGTGTCGACATCGAGGCCGGCGACCGTGCCGTCGAGCTGATGAAGCAGTGGGTGAGGAAGAGCAACCGGCCCGAGGTGGTCGGCGGGCTCGGCGGCTTCGCCGGGCTGTTCGACGCCTCCGCCTTCAAGCGCTACGAGCGCCCGCTGCTGGCCACCGCCACCGACGGCGTCGGCACCAAGGTCGCCATCGCCCAGGCCATGGACAAGCACGACACCATCGGCCACGACCTGGTCGCCATGGTCGTCGACGACCTGGTGGTGTGCGGCGCCGAACCGCTGTTCATGACCGACTACATCTGCGTCGGCAAGGTCGTCCCGGAGCGGGTCGCCGCGATCGTCAAGGGCATCGCCGAGGGCTGCACGCTGGCCGGCTGCGCGCTGGTCGGCGGCGAGACCGCCGAGCACCCGGGCCTGCTCGGCCCGGACGAGTACGACGTCGCGGGTGCCGGCACCGGCGTGGTCGAGGCCGATGCGCTGCTCGGCCCGGACCGGGTCCGGGCGGGCGACGTGGTGATCGCGATGGCCGCCTCCGGCCTGCACTCCAACGGCTACTCGCTGGTGCGGCACGTGCTGCTGGAGCGGGCCGGCTGGTCGCTGGACCGCCGGGTCGAGGAGTTCGGCCGCACCCTGGGCGAGGAGCTGCTGGAGCCGACGCGGATCTACTCGCTGGACTGCCTGGCGCTGACCCGGGCCACCGAGGTCCACGCCTTCTCGCACGTCACCGGCGGCGGCCTGGCCGCCAACCTGGCCCGGGTCATCCCGGACGGCCTGCACGCCCGCCTCGACCGCGGCACCTGGTCGCCGCTGCCGGTGTTCCGCACCGTCGCCAAGGTCGGCGCGGTGCAGACGCTGGAGATCGAGAAGACCCTGAACATGGGCGTCGGCATGGTCGCCGTCGTCCCGCCGGAGTCGGTCGACGCGGTGCTCGCCGTCCTGGAGGACCGCGACGTGGAGGCCTGGCTGCTCGGCGACGTGGTCGAGCGCACCGCCGAGCACGACGGCGGCGCCGCGCTGTACAACTCCTACGAGTCGTTCTGA
- a CDS encoding DUF3073 domain-containing protein codes for MGRGRAKAKQTKVARELKYNSGGFDANRLSNELGVSPSTAIEPEPIEDDDEDDPYAAYADKYNHDDEEEDTPPARRRA; via the coding sequence ATGGGGCGCGGCCGGGCCAAGGCCAAGCAGACGAAGGTCGCCCGCGAGCTGAAGTACAACAGCGGCGGGTTCGACGCAAACCGTCTGTCGAATGAGCTGGGTGTATCTCCGTCGACCGCGATCGAGCCTGAGCCGATCGAGGACGACGACGAGGACGACCCCTACGCGGCGTACGCGGACAAGTACAACCACGACGACGAGGAAGAGGACACCCCTCCGGCTCGTCGTCGCGCGTAA
- a CDS encoding Glu/Leu/Phe/Val dehydrogenase dimerization domain-containing protein: MTDVHTTHTAPGVLSRVFGTDRDGEGHEQVVLCHDRSSGLKAIIAIHSTALGPALGGTRFFPYGTEEEALQDALNLSRGMSYKNALAGLDLGGGKAVIIGDPEKVKNEALLRAYGRFVQSLRGRYITACDVGTYVRDMDVVARETEFVTGRSPEHGGAGDSSILTAFGVFQGMRASAQARWGRPTLRGKRVGVAGVGKVGHYLVGHLVADGATVVVTDVSEAAVNRVRATHPEVEVVADTGALLASALDVYAPCALGGALTDDTVAALGAAGTAVVCGAANNQLSHPGVEKDLADRGILYAPDYLVNSGGVIQVADEIEGFNFDRAKTKATGIFDTTLEIFTRAAADGVPPAVAADRLAEKRMREIGALRSVLLPGARRG; this comes from the coding sequence GTGACCGACGTACACACCACGCACACCGCACCAGGCGTGCTGAGCCGGGTCTTCGGCACCGACCGGGACGGCGAGGGGCACGAGCAGGTCGTGCTCTGCCACGACCGCTCCTCCGGCCTCAAGGCGATCATCGCCATCCACTCCACCGCCCTCGGCCCGGCCCTGGGCGGCACCCGCTTCTTCCCGTACGGCACCGAGGAGGAGGCGCTCCAGGACGCGCTGAACCTCTCCCGCGGGATGAGCTACAAGAACGCCCTCGCCGGGCTCGACCTCGGCGGCGGCAAGGCCGTGATCATCGGCGATCCCGAGAAGGTCAAGAACGAGGCGCTGCTGCGCGCCTACGGGCGCTTCGTGCAGTCCCTGCGCGGCCGCTACATCACCGCCTGCGACGTGGGCACCTACGTGCGGGACATGGACGTGGTGGCCCGGGAGACCGAGTTCGTCACCGGCCGCTCGCCCGAGCACGGCGGCGCCGGCGACTCCTCGATCCTGACCGCCTTCGGCGTCTTCCAGGGCATGCGGGCCTCGGCCCAGGCCCGCTGGGGCCGGCCCACCCTGCGCGGCAAGCGGGTCGGCGTGGCCGGCGTCGGCAAGGTCGGCCACTACCTGGTGGGCCACCTGGTCGCGGACGGCGCCACCGTGGTCGTCACCGACGTCTCCGAGGCCGCCGTGAACCGGGTCCGGGCCACCCACCCGGAGGTCGAGGTGGTGGCCGACACCGGCGCCCTGCTGGCCTCCGCGCTTGACGTCTACGCCCCCTGCGCGCTCGGCGGCGCGCTCACCGACGACACCGTCGCCGCGCTGGGCGCGGCCGGCACCGCGGTCGTCTGCGGCGCGGCCAACAACCAGCTCTCCCACCCGGGCGTCGAGAAGGACCTCGCCGACCGCGGCATCCTGTACGCGCCCGACTACCTGGTGAACTCCGGCGGCGTGATCCAGGTCGCCGACGAGATCGAGGGCTTCAACTTCGACCGGGCCAAGACCAAGGCGACGGGGATCTTCGACACCACCCTGGAGATCTTCACCCGGGCCGCCGCCGACGGCGTCCCGCCCGCGGTGGCCGCCGACCGGCTCGCCGAGAAGCGGATGCGGGAGATCGGCGCGCTGCGCTCGGTGCTGCTCCCGGGGGCCCGCCGGGGCTGA
- the bldC gene encoding developmental transcriptional regulator BldC, with protein sequence MTARTPDAEPLLTPAEVATMFRVDPKTVTRWAKAGKLTSIRTLGGHRRYREAEVRALLAGIPAQRTEV encoded by the coding sequence ATGACCGCTCGTACCCCTGACGCCGAGCCCCTGCTGACGCCGGCAGAGGTCGCCACGATGTTTCGTGTGGACCCGAAGACCGTGACCCGCTGGGCCAAGGCAGGCAAGCTCACGTCGATCCGGACTCTCGGCGGCCACCGCCGCTACCGCGAGGCGGAGGTGCGTGCCCTGCTGGCCGGTATTCCGGCCCAGCGCACCGAGGTCTGA